One part of the Prunus persica cultivar Lovell chromosome G5, Prunus_persica_NCBIv2, whole genome shotgun sequence genome encodes these proteins:
- the LOC18777606 gene encoding mavicyanin — MASSQLFIIFAILAISAPSILATNYVVGDGKGWTINFDYQAWARGKMFYVGDNLVFNYPKGVHNVFKVNGTGFQQCSAPLDSVPLTSGHDVISLATSGRKWYICGVAQHCAMGGQKLLITVFPSSFAPSPSPTWESSNPSWSAPAPSPTWGKEAKGKPSSLAPAPSPTWGYTG; from the exons ATGGCCTCTTCCCAGCTCTTCATCATCTTTGCCATTCTAGCAATTTCTGCCCCTTCAATTTTGGCAACAAATTATGTTGTCGGCGACGGCAAAGGTTGGACCATTAACTTCGACTACCAAGCTTGGGCTCGGGGAAAGATGTTTTATGTTGGCGACAATCttg TTTTTAACTATCCAAAAGGAGTCCACAATGTGTTCAAAGTGAATGGGACTGGATTCCAGCAATGTTCAGCTCCATTAGACAGTGTGCCATTAACCAGTGGACATGATGTGATCAGCCTTGCAACCTCTGGAAGAAAATGGTACATTTGTGGTGTTGCCCAGCACTGTGCAATGGGTGGCCAGAAGCTTCTTATAACCGTGTTCCCATCATCGTTTGCTCCAAGCCCCAGCCCCACCTGGGAAAGCAGCAACCCTTCATGGTCTGCTCCTGCCCCCAGCCCCACCTGGGGAAAGGAGGCAAAAGGCAAGCCATCCTCGCTTGCTCCTGCCCCCAGCCCCACCTGGGGCTACACCGGCTAG
- the LOC18777572 gene encoding probable sugar phosphate/phosphate translocator At1g12500, with the protein MVEAQTWTTRRMSNPRLQDTTSSPDQVVDIPATPTGDVRNGTSYGFSSAVGSLLSPTLSTAAIIASWYLSNIGVLLLNKYLLSFYGFRYPIFLTMLHMISCAAYSYIAIHLLELVPRQHILSRRQFFKILALSAIFCFSVVCGNTSLRYLPVSFNQAIGATTPFFTAIFAFIITCKKESAEVYGALLPVVFGIVVASNSEPLFHLFGFLVCVGSTAGRALKSVVQGILLTSEAEKLHSMNLLLYMAPMAACILLPFTLYIEGNVAAATVEKARTDPFIVFLLVGNATVAYLVNLTNFLVTKHTSALTLQVLGNAKAAVAAVVSVLIFRNPVTVMGMTGFAVTIMGVVLYSEAKKRSKVTTH; encoded by the coding sequence ATGGTGGAGGCACAGACATGGACGACGCGTCGTATGAGCAACCCCCGGCTGCAGGACACGACGTCGTCGCCGGACCAGGTCGTGGACATCCCAGCCACGCCCACTGGCGACGTCCGCAACGGCACAAGCTACGGGTTCTCCTCCGCCGTTGGATCGCTGCTCTCCCCGACGCTGTCGACGGCGGCGATCATCGCCTCCTGGTACCTCTCCAACATCGGCGTCCTCCTCCTGAACAAGTACCTCCTCAGCTTCTACGGCTTCCGCTACCCCATCTTCCTCACCATGCTCCACATGATCTCCTGCGCCGCCTACAGCTACATCGCCATCCACCTCCTCGAGCTCGTGCCACGTCAGCACATCCTCTCCCGCCGCCAGTTCTTCAAGATACTCGCCCTCAGCGCCATCTTCTGCTTCTCCGTCGTCTGCGGCAACACCTCCCTCCGCTACCTCCCGGTCTCCTTCAACCAAGCCATCGGCGCAACGACGCCGTTCTTCACCGCCATCTTCGCCTTCATCATCACCTGTAAGAAAGAGTCCGCCGAGGTCTACGGCGCCCTCCTCCCCGTCGTCTTCGGGATCGTGGTCGCCAGCAACAGCGAGCCGCTCTTCCACCTCTTCGGCTTTTTAGTCTGTGTGGGGTCCACTGCCGGACGAGCTTTGAAATCCGTCGTTCAGGGGATCCTGCTCACCTCCGAAGCTGAGAAGCTCCACTCGATGAACTTGCTTCTGTACATGGCTCCAATGGCTGCCTGCATTCTGCTGCCCTTCACTCTGTACATCGAGGGCAACGTGGCGGCGGCGACGGTGGAGAAGGCCCGGACCGACCCGTTCATTGTTTTCTTGCTGGTCGGGAATGCCACGGTGGCTTACTTGGTCAACTTGACCAACTTCTTGGTGACCAAGCACACCAGCGCATTGACCCTGCAGGTGCTTGGCAACGCCAAAGCGGCGGTGGCGGCCGTCGTTTCGGTGTTGATATTCCGGAACCCAGTCACGGTCATGGGTATGACCGGGTTCGCGGTGACCATCATGGGGGTGGTGCTTTACAGCGAGGCGAAGAAAAGGTCCAAAGTTACAACTCATTGA